A genomic window from Nicotiana sylvestris chromosome 11, ASM39365v2, whole genome shotgun sequence includes:
- the LOC104213595 gene encoding inactive protein RESTRICTED TEV MOVEMENT 1-like gives MIKVCPFIGLNGEIWDDKEDKVVKIFISHGRRVNFIQFLYIKNGFFVLSNKHGGDGGLRFDTIKLDYPSEFITWIRGYYVEFHPTVIQPANYVTSITFGTNKATYGPFGTHESSDTEFDFQFGTDGAFGGFHGTTHIHYLESIGVYIKPITCSTTVENREANNSDVS, from the exons ATGATTAAGGTTTGTCCATTTATTGGATTAAATGGTGAAATATGGGATGATAAGGAAGATAAAGTAGTCAAGATTTTTATATCTCATGGTAGAAGAGTGAATTTCATTCAGTTTTTATACATAAAAAATGGATTCTTTGTCTTGTCCAATAAACATGGTGGTGATGGAGGCTTAAGATTTGATACA attAAACTTGATTATCCCTCAGAGTTTATCACTTGGATACGTGGTTACTATGTGGAATTTCATCCTACAGTAATTCAACCTGCTAATTATGTGACATCAATCACATTTGGTACAAATAAAGCTACTTATGGACCTTTTGGAACCCATGAAAGTTCTGATACTGAGTTTGATTTTCAGTTTGGAACAGATGGAGCTTTTGGTGGATTTCATGGCACAACTCATATTCATTATCTTGAAAGTATCGGTGTTTATATCAAACCAATTACTTGTTCTACAACAGTAGAGAACAGGGAAGCAAATAACAGTGATGTTTCATGA